Within Desulfolithobacter dissulfuricans, the genomic segment GCCACCATTGAACAGAACCTTGCCCTGGCGCTTCTGCGGGGCAAGCGCCGTGGTCTACGCCGCGGCGTCAAGGCCAGGGACCGGCAACTGTTCCGTGACCGGCTGGCGCAGCTGGGCCTGGGCCTGGAAGAGAGGCTGCTCGACCGGGTGGGTCTGCTCTCCGGCGGCCAGCGTCAGGCCCTGACCATGCTCATGGCCACCATGGTCCGGCCCGAAGTCCTGCTCCTCGACGAGCACATCGCCGCCCTGGACCCCAAGACCGCCAACCAGATTCTCACCCTGACCAGGGATATCGTCGCCGAGCAGGGCCTCACCACCATGATGATCACCCACAACATGCACCACGCCATCAACTTCGGCAACCGCCTCATCATGCTCCACCAGGGCAGGATAATCCTGGACGTCCGTGGAAAAAAGAAAAGCGGCCTCACCGTCGAAGACCTGGTCCGTCAGTTCTACGAAGCCCAGGGCGAAGACCTGGCCCTGGATTCTATGCTGCTTGCCTGAGACGAGTTACATTTTTTCCCTTGAAATATCGGCCTGGTGCGTACCCTGTGATCAGGTACCTTGCTCACTTCCCCCTCCCATGTTGCCTATTGCTGTACTATGTTGATCCAGGCGAAAAAATAATATAATATATAAACTATGGAACATAAAAATATCATAAAAAGACGTCTGCAGGAAACCATTACCGGACGGCTGTTCAAGGGTAAAGTGATCATTGTGCTCGGGGCCAGGCAGGTCGGCAAGACCACGCTTGTTGAAAATATCCTCTCTGAGTTGGACGCTCCTGTTATTGAACTCAATGGCGATGAAGCAGACGTCCGGGAACTGCTTGCCGATACCACCTCAGCCAGGCTGCAGGCCATTGTCGGCAGAAATAAAATTGTTTTCATCGACGAGGCCCAGCGAATCAGCAATATCGGTCTGACCTTAAAACTGTTTGCCGACAAGCTCAACGACATTCAGGTTATTGCCACCGGCTCCTCATCCTTCGAACTCTCCGCAAAAATAAACGAGCCGCTCACCGGCAGAAAATATCAGTATCTGCTTTATGCGCCATCGTATCTGGAGATGGTTGACCACCATGGCCTGCTGACGGAAAACAGGCTCATTGAGCACCGGCTGATCTACGGTTATTATCCGGAAATCATCACCCATCCCGGTGAAGAACAGGAGCTGCTGCAACTGTTGAGTGACAGCTTCCTGTATAAAGATCTGCTGCTTC encodes:
- a CDS encoding ATP-binding protein gives rise to the protein MEHKNIIKRRLQETITGRLFKGKVIIVLGARQVGKTTLVENILSELDAPVIELNGDEADVRELLADTTSARLQAIVGRNKIVFIDEAQRISNIGLTLKLFADKLNDIQVIATGSSSFELSAKINEPLTGRKYQYLLYAPSYLEMVDHHGLLTENRLIEHRLIYGYYPEIITHPGEEQELLQLLSDSFLYKDLLLLEDVTKPVLFEKLLKALALQLGSEVSFNELSRLIGANHQTVEKYITLLEKAFVIFRLPAFSRNVRNEIRKGKKFYFYDNGIRNAIINNFQLPSQRTDMGPLWENFLISERTAIPGQA
- a CDS encoding ABC transporter ATP-binding protein → MITLTDCSKYFHRGSVNEVFALNRINLQIEEGDFVTVIGSNGAGKSTLLNCIAGCFFPDSGRILINNHDVTRWPEYRRARFISRVFQDPLLGTCPSATIEQNLALALLRGKRRGLRRGVKARDRQLFRDRLAQLGLGLEERLLDRVGLLSGGQRQALTMLMATMVRPEVLLLDEHIAALDPKTANQILTLTRDIVAEQGLTTMMITHNMHHAINFGNRLIMLHQGRIILDVRGKKKSGLTVEDLVRQFYEAQGEDLALDSMLLA